The following proteins come from a genomic window of Micromonospora zamorensis:
- a CDS encoding HD domain-containing protein, whose amino-acid sequence MDFPPHLGSMPMHAITEIHGEPGLLERFRLEVQQFDDDARERLNAALDLAAELHRDDRRVREPYLNHLLRVAIRLMHHYQVRDVEVIVAGLLHDAVEDHPAELAGGEPGADPTAAALVALAARFGPRVATLVAAVTNPGYDPERDRNAQYREHLAVSLDREPWARVIKVSDFTDNGVGVIHTVGPKVVSSARKYRPLVPLFRDLIGRPDTPLSPAVKRHIFGQLDLAEERFSAILDQPAPN is encoded by the coding sequence ATGGACTTCCCGCCGCACCTGGGCAGTATGCCGATGCACGCGATCACCGAGATCCACGGCGAACCGGGCCTGCTGGAACGCTTCCGGTTGGAGGTCCAGCAGTTCGACGACGACGCCCGGGAGCGGCTGAACGCCGCGCTGGACCTCGCCGCCGAGCTGCACCGCGACGACCGACGGGTCCGCGAGCCGTACCTGAATCACCTGCTGCGGGTGGCGATCCGGTTGATGCACCACTACCAGGTGCGCGACGTGGAGGTGATCGTCGCCGGCCTGCTGCACGACGCGGTGGAGGACCACCCGGCCGAGCTGGCCGGCGGTGAGCCGGGGGCCGACCCGACCGCTGCGGCGCTGGTCGCGCTCGCCGCGCGGTTCGGGCCGCGGGTGGCCACCCTGGTCGCCGCCGTCACCAACCCGGGGTACGACCCGGAGCGGGACCGCAACGCGCAGTACCGGGAGCACCTGGCGGTCAGCCTGGACCGGGAGCCCTGGGCCCGGGTGATCAAGGTGTCGGACTTCACCGACAACGGCGTGGGGGTGATCCACACGGTCGGGCCGAAGGTCGTCTCGTCGGCCCGGAAGTACCGGCCGCTGGTGCCGCTCTTCCGGGACCTTATCGGCCGGCCGGACACCCCGTTGTCGCCGGCGGTGAAGCGGCACATCTTCGGCCAGCTCGACCTTGCCGAGGAGCGGTTCAGCGCCATCCTCGACCAGCCCGCCCCGAACTGA
- a CDS encoding FAD-binding oxidoreductase produces the protein MRDLSRRDLLKATAVGAGAVALPSVIAGSSAIAADGPGSSSGATYPPAELTGRIVRPQNPNYAEASLGWDELFVRYPLVIVFAQETQDVVNALTWARQHDVALRVRSGRHSLEGWSNVDNGIVIDVSELKDVHIDAAARVAKLGAGLNQSEAITALGEYDFAATTGTEGTVGLSGATLGGGFGFLTRYLGMACDNLIGAEIVVAAGANGAKVLEVDPWNYPDLLWALRGAGNGNFGIVTSLTYKVAPLKSVSYLQATWPGLDNLHEVFENWQRTAPFSDPRLGTQVEVHPNEILLFAVLAEGSEAETRKLLEPILSIGDPEVTVQIGGWSETYSGFQIPSDEEPAKWKFFSQFTREPFPAKAISIVREFMENSPSPDSNFFTQAFGSGAQRQEPFGGAAFPHRDALFYSEPGAGWGTRGEPDSDDAITPIAQTWIAEFSQALRPYVDGAYVNVPNIGMAEWEEAYWGRNFPRLRKIKAKYDPHNVFQYEQSIPPATH, from the coding sequence ATGCGCGACCTTTCTCGTCGTGATCTGCTCAAGGCGACGGCCGTCGGCGCCGGAGCGGTCGCTCTTCCAAGCGTGATCGCCGGCAGCTCGGCGATCGCGGCCGACGGTCCCGGGTCGTCCTCCGGCGCCACGTACCCGCCGGCGGAACTGACCGGGCGCATCGTCCGCCCCCAGAACCCGAACTATGCGGAGGCCAGCCTCGGCTGGGACGAGCTGTTCGTGCGCTATCCCCTGGTCATCGTGTTCGCCCAGGAGACCCAGGACGTGGTCAACGCCCTCACCTGGGCGCGGCAGCACGACGTCGCGCTGCGGGTACGCAGCGGTCGCCACAGCCTCGAAGGCTGGTCGAACGTCGACAACGGCATCGTGATCGACGTCAGCGAGCTGAAGGACGTCCACATCGACGCCGCCGCTCGCGTGGCGAAGCTCGGCGCGGGGCTCAACCAGTCGGAGGCGATCACCGCACTCGGGGAGTACGACTTCGCGGCGACGACCGGAACGGAGGGGACCGTCGGCCTGTCCGGCGCAACCCTCGGCGGTGGCTTCGGGTTCCTCACCCGCTATCTCGGCATGGCGTGCGACAACCTGATCGGCGCGGAGATCGTCGTCGCCGCCGGCGCCAACGGCGCGAAGGTGCTCGAGGTGGACCCGTGGAATTACCCGGACCTGCTCTGGGCCCTGCGCGGGGCCGGAAACGGCAACTTCGGGATCGTCACGTCGCTGACCTACAAGGTGGCCCCGCTGAAGAGCGTCTCCTACCTTCAGGCGACCTGGCCGGGCCTCGACAACCTGCACGAGGTCTTCGAAAACTGGCAGCGCACCGCGCCCTTCAGCGACCCCCGCCTCGGCACCCAGGTCGAGGTGCACCCGAACGAGATCCTGCTGTTCGCGGTGCTCGCCGAGGGATCGGAGGCCGAGACGAGGAAACTGCTGGAGCCCATCCTCTCGATCGGCGACCCCGAGGTCACAGTCCAGATCGGCGGCTGGAGCGAGACCTACTCCGGCTTCCAGATCCCGAGCGACGAAGAGCCGGCGAAGTGGAAGTTCTTCTCGCAGTTCACCAGGGAGCCCTTCCCGGCGAAGGCGATCAGTATCGTCCGCGAGTTCATGGAGAACTCCCCGTCGCCGGACAGCAACTTCTTCACCCAGGCCTTCGGGTCCGGAGCCCAACGACAGGAACCCTTCGGCGGCGCGGCCTTCCCGCACCGCGACGCGCTCTTCTACTCCGAGCCCGGCGCGGGCTGGGGCACCCGCGGCGAGCCCGACAGCGATGACGCCATCACCCCGATCGCCCAGACCTGGATCGCCGAGTTCAGCCAGGCGCTGCGGCCCTACGTGGACGGCGCCTACGTCAACGTGCCGAACATCGGCATGGCGGAGTGGGAGGAGGCCTACTGGGGCCGCAACTTCCCGCGGCTGCGCAAGATCAAGGCAAAGTACGACCCGCACAACGTCTTCCAGTACGAGCAGAGCATCCCGCCCGCGACGCACTGA
- a CDS encoding AfsR/SARP family transcriptional regulator — protein sequence MAVHEVTHDLRTAAPEIEAGRPPRYALRLLGGFGLERDGRVVTVPQGARRLLAYLGVRQRCARSEAAGTLWPGSHEDRARANLRTMLWRLHRVTPEPLVDEDDRLALAAGVTSDVATLGAAATALLAGGSPVDVGPGVPALATGELLPGWYDDWVLTERERLRQTQLYALEALAERLTSQGRYSEAVQVALTAVQLEPLRESATRTLIAVHLAERNINEAVRRFELFRADLGRELGVAPTPWLERLVRAGLHPG from the coding sequence ATGGCTGTTCACGAGGTTACACACGACCTTCGCACCGCGGCACCCGAGATCGAGGCGGGGCGGCCTCCCCGGTACGCGTTGCGGCTGCTCGGTGGGTTCGGGTTGGAACGCGACGGGCGGGTGGTGACGGTGCCGCAGGGCGCCCGCCGACTGCTGGCCTACCTCGGCGTACGCCAGCGGTGTGCCCGCTCGGAGGCCGCCGGCACGCTCTGGCCCGGCTCGCACGAGGACCGGGCCCGGGCCAACCTGCGCACGATGCTCTGGCGGCTGCACCGGGTGACTCCCGAACCCCTGGTGGACGAGGACGACCGGCTGGCCCTGGCCGCCGGGGTGACCAGCGACGTGGCCACCCTGGGCGCGGCGGCCACCGCCCTGCTGGCCGGCGGGTCACCTGTCGACGTCGGCCCCGGTGTGCCGGCGCTGGCGACCGGTGAGCTGCTGCCCGGCTGGTACGACGACTGGGTGCTGACCGAGCGGGAACGGTTGCGCCAGACCCAGCTGTACGCGTTGGAGGCGCTCGCCGAGCGGCTCACCTCGCAGGGCCGGTACAGCGAGGCGGTGCAGGTGGCGTTGACCGCTGTGCAGTTGGAGCCGCTGCGGGAGAGCGCCACCCGCACGCTGATCGCGGTGCACCTGGCGGAGCGCAACATCAACGAGGCGGTACGGCGGTTCGAGCTGTTCCGCGCCGACCTGGGCCGCGAGTTGGGGGTCGCGCCGACCCCGTGGCTGGAGCGTCTTGTTCGCGCCGGCCTGCACCCAGGGTGA